The proteins below come from a single Acanthopagrus latus isolate v.2019 chromosome 4, fAcaLat1.1, whole genome shotgun sequence genomic window:
- the LOC119018692 gene encoding uncharacterized protein LOC119018692 isoform X2, which yields MAGILLLVKISTRMSRKMALPVVPESVEELQEILQEKLQLQGSFTLQYEDRDFDNALCNLIDIHDLPPERAVLHILWDETAPLVRQDLDSLESGSSLDTASVHSVNSPQSPSTFIRHHLRSVAEWPSPFPIPSFSYDVELQLRKGNEEYERTKKSITLTRDMKINILDRIAQAVFEVKAYPDQDEIESVASALIESHPCLREPSSEKGYDGWKMSIKYKLGNYRAKLRQAGCTEVSINHKKRSCKGDGASPSLKRARRGEINHVPDHPDHHNDDSLEDERQALAENFNRKNKNVALIRQKMELTFSLRRKEIIELEPMVSEVMERWPALFCEAVIQEEFYRITNRNLIENFRTALQQHTGRLLKLYRARRTAFSDEMDQLLNSLDQETSDITAHRQTAALKGLPLFLRDSQEKLFRNCLVTQPEEEQTKGLTVGILTLLEDDDRPAPQSVVSVALVVEEEIVLQDISDLPAAFALLFGLIYALNLKYPKDLRYTFETVQKVFMELGTDLSARVRSLKNKLLQ from the exons ATG GCGGGGATTCTGCTGCTGGTGAAAATCTCCACAAGAATGTCCCGCAAAATGGCACTTCCTGTTGTACCGGAATCAGTTGAAGAGCTGCAAGAAATTCTTCAGGAGAAACTTCAACTTCAAGGCAGCTTCACACTACAGTATGAGGACCGAGACTTTGATAATGCTCTCTGTAATTTGATTGACATTCATGATTTGCCACCTGAGCGTGCTGTATTGCACATTCTTTGGGATGAGACAGCTCCACTTGTCCGGCAAGATTTGGACTCTCTTGAATCAGGATCTTCCCTTGACACAGCCAGTGTACACAGCGTAAACTCACCTCAAAGTCCCTCAACTTTCATCAGGCACCATCTGCGAAGTGTTGCAGAGTGGCCTTCACCTTTTCCCATCCCGTCCTTCTCCTATGATGTGGAGTTGCAGTTGCGCAAAGGCAACGAGGAATATGAACGAACCAAGAAAAGTATCACCTTAACAAGAGACATGAAGATCAACATTTTGGACAGGATTGCTCAGGCAGTTTTTGAAGTGAAAGCCTATCCTGATCAAGATGAGATTGAATCAGTTGCTTCTGCCCTCATCGAATCACACCCCTGCCTTCGTGAGCCAAGCAGTGAGAAAGGATATGATGGATggaaaatgagcataaaataCAAACTGGGCAATTATAGGGCCAAGCTGCGTCAGGCAGGCTGTACTGAGGTTAGCATTAACCACAAAAAACGAAGCTGCAAAGGTGATGGGGCAAGTCCTTCTCTGAAGAGAGCAAGGCGAGGTGAAATTAACCACGTTCCCGACCATCCAGACCACCATAATGATGATTCCCTGGAGGATGAAAGACAGGCTCTGGCCGAGAACTTCAACAGAAAGAACAAGAATGTTGCACTCATCAGACAAAAGATGGAGCTGACCTTCTCCTTGAGGCGCAAGGAAATTATTGAGCTGGAACCAATGGTTTCTGAGGTCATGGAACGGTGGCCGGCTCTGTTTTGCGAGGCAGTG ATTCAGGAAGAATTTTATCGGATCACAAACAGAAACCTTATTGAGAACTTCAGAACAGCTCTTCAGCAGCACACCGGGAGGCTCCTGAAACTGTATCGGGCAAGAAGGACTGCTTTTTCCGATGAGATGGATCAACTTCTCAACAGCCTGGATCAAGAG ACATCTGACATCACCGCACATCGCCAGACTGCTGCTTTAAAGGGCCTTCCCTTATTTCTCCGTGACAGCCAGGAGAAGCTCTTCAGGAACTGTCTC GTCACCCAGCCAGAAGAGGAGCAGACGAAGGGCCTCACGGTGGGAATCCTTACTTTGCTGGAGGATGATGACAGGCCAGCACCCCAAAGTGTCGTGAGTGTGGCTCTTGTTGTGGAAGAGGAGATCGTCCTGCAAGATATTTCTGACCTGCCAGCAGCATTTGCTTTACTCTTTGGACTGATCTACGCTTTGAACCTCAAGTATCCAAAGGATTTGAGGTATACATTTGAAACTGTTCAGAAGGTCTTCATGGAGCTGGGTACAGACCTTTCAGCAAGGGTCAGATCCCTGAAGAACAAACTCCTTCAGTGA
- the LOC119018692 gene encoding uncharacterized protein LOC119018692 isoform X1: MQCKFCKFSHDVEAVLVKHYRLHHRGSTWPCIHRDCFCTFRTISALKSHISRLHRTVQRQENLSFQCSLCDYKDICCKKKVLTHLHHHLRLRETVSYPFVGCSFATNRLNSFTGHTSRNHKSHNLRNFLTPVRVVNDFPSDDIAQPCSVDPEAGVSLTCSPSLDSTENGRPDCAQNVDSEILQHKLASLFLRMQCVLHVPKHAIQAIIDEFSDILSFSKFHTTKILKDVLAKHNIEVEEDVIQEISSTVFEKNPVLVTTAEKGALSTDYRRNRYFKEHFSIIEPTELLYDRTSKKAFVYVSVNEVIELLLNRGEFLEKLVFSEESTPGIYKTFQDGSYFQQNFGENELHIALGLYIDDFELCNPLGTSKKIHKITAVYWVILNLPSKFRSTLHSIHLALLGKTCDVKQFGFEKFFNPLVKDLKSLEQTGVFVQTLDNYVKGSVFCVCADNLGAHGLAGFQESFNVKNFCRFCLTNRGEIATTAISDFQLRYREQHDTFLLQLCQENVPHVNGVKSECVLSKHLSNFHPVTGFPPDILHDFFEGVIPVELSLCLKELILKGFFSLERLNSLINSFPYKYSDRLNKPKAISKANFEKGSIGGNGHENWSLLRFLPLLIGKSVPEQEPAWEILMDLKEIVEIVVRPVLSEEILNYLEIKLSDHRSLLTATFPAFSLRPKHHFAEHYPYLLRCFGPLVELWTMRFESKHSFFKKTMHDAQNFKNVLLTLSTKHQQMMACLFDSQSLFKSMLHVEKVTDIKTSSLDAPLRAVIKRHYPHLEAVSLSKDIYFHGTRYVVDMILSSGHCSGLPEFYKIVTIIVNPEKAAFVVKKLTSWYLEHFRSYELMESIYANIEIFDPQALNDYHPLVSYTVGGRVLVTPKVCLLH; the protein is encoded by the coding sequence ATGCAGTGCAAGTTCTGCAAATTCAGCCATGACGTCGAAGCTGTTCTGGTGAAACACTATCGACTTCATCACAGAGGTTCGACCTGGCCTTGCATCCACAGGGACTGTTTTTGTACTTTCAGAACCATTAGTGCTTTGAAATCACATATTTCAAGATTGCACAGGACTGTCCAAAGGCAGGAAAATCTATCATTTCAGTGCTCGTTGTGTGACTACAAAGACATTTGCTGTAAAAAGAAAGTATTAACTCATTTGCACCATCATCTTAGACTCAGAGAGACCGTGTCTTACCCATTTGTAGGCTGCAGCTTTGCAACCAACCGCCTAAATAGTTTTACAGGACATACTTCACGGAATCATAAAAGCCATAATCTTAGAAATTTTCTGACACCAGTCAGGGTAGTTAATGATTTTCCATCTGACGACATAGCCCAGCCATGTAGTGTTGATCCGGAAGCTGGAGTGTCATTGACATGCAGTCCTAGTTTGGATTCCACAGAAAACGGTCGACCTGATTGTGCGCAGAATGTAGACTCTGAAATACTTCAGCACAAATTAGCTTCCCTTTTTCTACGCATGCAATGCGTACTACATGTGCCAAAACATGCAATACAGGCAATTATAGATGAATTTAGTGATATTTTGTCCTTTTCCAAGTTTCACACAACTAAAATTCTCAAAGACGTTTTAGCAAAACACAATATTGAAGTTGAGGAAGATGTTATTCAAGAGATAAGTagcactgtgtttgaaaaaaatccagtacTTGttacaacagcagaaaaaggtGCATTATCAACAGATTATAGAAGGAACAGATATTTCAAGGAACATTTCTCCATCATTGAACCAACTGAGTTATTGTATGACCGGACTtcaaaaaaagcatttgtttatgtttctgtgaaTGAGGTTATTGAGCTTTTGTTGAACAGAGGAGAGTTTCttgaaaaacttgttttcagtgAAGAGTCTACTCCAGGGATTTACAAGACTTTCCAAGATGGTTCTTACTTTCAGCAAAATTTTGGAGAAAATGAGCTACATATTGCATTGGGATTATATATAGATGATTTTGAATTGTGTAACCCATTAGGCACATCGAAGAAAATCCACAAAATCACTGCTGTTTATTGGGTTATTCTTAATCTGCCCTCAAAGTTTCGTTCCACTTTACACTCCATTCATTTAGCTCTTCTTGGAAAGACTTGTGATGTCAAACAGTTTGGTTTTGAAAAATTTTTTAATCCTTTAGTTAAGGACTTAAAGTCACTGGAACAAACAGGGGTCTTTGTGCAAACTTTGGACAACTATGTAAAAGGATCAgtattttgtgtctgtgcagatAATTTAGGAGCTCATGGACTGGCCGGCTTTCAGGAAAGTTTCAATGTAAAGAATTTCTGTAGATTTTGTTTGACAAATCGAGGTGAAATAGCAACTACAGCAATTTCTGATTTTCAGCTACGCTACAGAGAACAGCATGATACATTTCTGCTACAACTTTGTCAAGAAAATGTTCCACATGTGAATGGTGTTAaaagtgaatgtgtgttaaGTAAGCATCTGTCAAATTTTCACCCTGTCACGGGTTTTCCTCCAGACATATTGCATGATTTTTTTGAAGGTGTCATTCCTGTTgaactgtctctgtgtctgaaaGAGTTAATtttgaaaggctttttttctttagagaGACTAAATAGCCTTATCAATTCATTCCCTTACAAATATTCTGACAGGTTAAATAAACCAAAGGCAATTTCTAAAGCAAATTTTGAAAAGGGCAGCATAGGTGGCAATGGCCATGAGAATTGGTCTCTCTTACGATTCCTCCCTCTTCTCATCGGAAAGAGCGTCCCAGAACAAGAACCCGCATGGGAAATACTGATGGACCTTAAAgaaattgttgaaattgttgTCAGACCTGTTTTGTCAGAGGAAATATTGAACTACTTGGAGATCAAGTTGTCTGATCACAGAAGCCTGCTCACAGCCACTTTTCCTGCTTTTAGCCTGCGTCCAAAGCATCACTTTGCTGAACATTATCCTTACCTACTACGATGCTTTGGTCCATTAGTGGAATTATGGACAATGAGGTTTGAATCGAAACATAGCTTTTTCAAGAAGACTATGCATGATgctcaaaactttaaaaatgtgctccTCACACTGTCCACAAAACACCAGCAGATGATGGCCTGCTTGTTTGATAGTCAGAGTCTGTTCAAGTCAATGTTACATGTGGAGAAAGTAACTGACATCAAAACATCTTCTTTGGATGCTCCCCTGCGCGCAGTTATTAAGAGACACTATCCACATCTTGAGGCTGTGTCCCTTtccaaagacatttattttcatgggACCCGATATGTTGTGGATATGATTCTGTCATCTGGGCACTGCAGTGGACTGCCAGAGTTCTATAAGATCGTGACCATAATTGTTAACCCAGAAAAAGCAGCCTTTGTTGTCAAAAAGCTCACATCTTGGTACCTTGAACATTTTAGGTCTTATGAGCTTATGGAGAGCATCTATGCAAACATTGAGATTTTTGATCCTCAGGCTCTTAACGACTACCATCCATTGGTTTCCTACACTGTGGGAGGCAGGGTGTTGGTGACTCCAAAAGTGTGCCTGCTCCATTGA
- the LOC119018232 gene encoding uncharacterized protein LOC119018232: MATEAGLQEILLEGKKLFTADACQSIGNMYETAKLTMLRFYIATKAKDIEDDASETSEVVLVSTHSGSEISPVELVEFMDDFDGAHHTSEISVDSEITFGPVYNIEEEVEDTLIYEDFLMPTIPHQEEEMTITIHHADTFHDMITAFSDAHIMKKTLNVKRILPDNTEEAGTGSGVLRDVLSCFWHEFYERCTLGTSVKVPFIRHDFPAEKWKAIGRILLKGYQDCQYFPNKLALPFVEQILFNCVYSDLKAHFLQFVSRQEQEVLMQAVSDFSAVDWDDLVEVLYNYGCRRRITAEIIPTILNEIAHKELPKNPCSS; encoded by the coding sequence ATGGCCACTGAAGCTGGATTACAAGAGATTCTTCTGGAAGGAAAGAAACTTTTTACAGCTGATGCTTGTCAGTCCATTGGCAATATGTATGAGACAGCAAAGCTGACAATGTTACGTTTTTACATTGCAACGAAGGCAAAAGATATTGAAGATGATGCCAGTGAAACATCTGAAGTGGTCCTTGTCTCCACACACAGTGGCAGTGAGATCAGTCCAGTAGAACTGGTAGAATTCATGGATGACTTTGATGGAGCCCATCATACTTCGGAGATTTCTGTGGATTCAGAAATTACCTTTGGTCCTGTTTACAACATTGAAGAGGAAGTTGAGGACACATTGATCTATGAGGATTTTCTTATGCCCACCATTCCAcatcaggaggaagaaatgACAATCACCATACATCATGCTGACACTTTTCATGACATGATTACCGCCTTCTCTGATGCACACATtatgaagaaaacactgaatgtgaaaCGCATACTACCAGACAACACAGAAGAAGCAGGTACTGGATCTGGGGTACTGAGAGATGTTCTCAGTTGCTTCTGGCATGAATTCTATGAGCGATGCACCCTTGGTACGTCAGTTAAAGTGCCATTCATTCGCCATGATTTTCCTGCTGAAAAATGGAAGGCAATTGGCAGAATCCTTTTGAAAGGGTACCAAGATTGTCAGTATTTCCCAAACAAACTTGCACTCCCCTTTGTTGAACAGATACTTTTCAATTGTGTGTACAGTGATcttaaagcacattttctgcagtttgtgaGCAGACAGGAGCAAGAAGTTTTGATGCAAGCTGTAAGTGATTTCTCTGCAGTTGACTGGGATGATCTTGTGGAAGTTCTTTACAACTATGGCTGTCGAAGAAGAATCACAGCTGAGATCATTCCTACAATACTCAATGAAATAGCACACAAAGAACTTCCAAAAAACCCATGTTCGTCATAG